In the Dolichospermum flos-aquae CCAP 1403/13F genome, GATATTGCTTACAAACTGCGTGAAAATAACTTTAATGGCAAAACTACCATTGAAATGGAGTTAGTTGGTGCAAAACTCCCAAATCACGTTGTTGAACTTTTCACTAATTCACCAAATCTATCACGGGCTAGTTTTGAATATAAACAGCGTCAATATACCTGCGGAATCTATGAAAATGGTATAAGTAGAGAATTAAGAGTTAAAAATTCTGAAGGTAAAGTTTTAGTCATGCGACCAGAAGATAAATTTGGTTTGTTGGGTTTCAAGCGCGAAAATGCTGAACAGGTAAATTTATCTCAACCCATATATGAGGGGATTGTACAAACTGCAATTCAAGCTTTGTCCGCCTCTGTGCAGAATTAAAGATTAAAAACTCTCTTAAATGGGTAATTTAAGATTCTATTATCTCCAACGGGTAATTGGTGATTAGACAAAGCATTACCAATTACCAATTACCAATTACCAATTACCCAATTTACAGGTTGCCGTTGCGAAATGCTAGAACGAAGATGACTATGGGTCCTGAAATCACAATTAGTCCCACGCAAGTTAACTGCAAGACAACTTCCCAATTGATGTTAGCTAAAATGTCCATTTTTTCCTCCCAATGATTTTAATGGTTTAAAAAGATTTAATAATTCAATGACAAAACCCGCAACTTATCATATCTGTTTAGGGGATCTAAAATTTAATTTACTTCACAAAATTATAAGAAAAGTCATAAAAAAGTAGAATAGCAGGAATACTAGAAGGTTAAAAATATGGCTACTTGGCAATGTATAGCTCAGTGTGGGGCTTGTTGTAACCTGACACCAGCGGATCGTCCAGATATAGAAGAGTATCTTTCACCACCTGATTTAGAACTTTATCTCAGTATGGTCGGTGAGGGAGGATGGTGCGTAAATTATGATCATGGTACGCGAGAATGTAAAATCTATTCTACCCGTCCTTGGTTCTGTCGTGTGGAAGCAGAGACTTTTGAGGAGATGTATGGGATTGAAGCGGAGGATGTAAACGATTTTGCCATTGATTGCTGTCATCAGCAAATTGAGGGGGTTTATGGCGATCGCAGTTTGGAACAAATCCGCTTTGATCAAGCCGTCGGTTTTTGATTTAATTCATATAATTATTCTCTCATTGTGTTTTTGAGCGCAGTAATCAATGGGAGATTCACCTTCATGTACCTAAGTTTTGCTACTGCTTACAAAGTTTCCATACTATCCCATATATCTAACAATAATTTCAAGCTAGATAAATGATTCATTGATTCACATCGCTTTTTTAACGCATCTAGATACTTTTTATCCTCTACAACCTTTGGATTTTTCTTACTATAAAACAAACCAAACTGTCCGAGATATTCTTGTAGATAGTGTTTATGAAATCGCGCTTTCGTGCTAAAAGTACGTCCAGTTGGACAGCAGGACATTTCTTCAGGATCATTGACTAAAACATCGTAATATGTTTTCAAATCTGATAAAATTGTGGAACTTTTAATTAAAGGATATTCGTTAGGAATTTCTGCATTACCCAATGCCCATGTTTCAAAACAGCAATGCTGAATTATTATATGAATCTCTGTTTTTGAGCTATCTATATTGTAGCCAGATTTGAGTTCATCAAGTTTAGATTTAAGTTCATGAAAACGAGCAGTGTAAGAATGGTCTTCAGAGTCAATACATATAAAAAAATGGTTGACATTGCCGAATTTTTCTATATCAATTAGACAAGCTTCCAGTGAAGAAACTCCTGGCTCTTTCCTAGGTTTACTAACCATTTTTGGATAGCCATGACCTGCAATAATTCGATAAGTATTGATTGTCATCTCTTCAGGAGTAAGCACAAAAGTCAAACTGGGAAATAAATGTTTTAACCATGCCCTATATACCCTTGGCTCGGTCTCTCCACCCTCTACTAAAAATAAAAGATTCACTCGGAAAATTCCTCCCAGTCAAGTAAATTAATTAATTGAGTAAATTTATCTAAGCTAGAAGCTGTATCAAGTGCTGGAATATCAGAAGCTTTTCTAACTCTAACTTCATTTCCGTATTTACTAACTATTTGCCAAGTTTTCCAAGGAATATTATTGATAATATATGGATGATGGCTAGTAAGTATAAACTGTACATTTGGGGATTTATCAAGGATAAAGTCTGTTAGTTCAGCCATACAGTTAATTCCTAAACTATTCTCAAATTCATCAATTAACATTACTGATTCTTCGGGAGCATTAATTACTTCAATTAAAAAAATTAGAGTACGAAACATCCCGGATGAAATTTGCTCTTGAGGAATCCAGTCTTCTATACCGTTCTCCTGAATTTCAAAGAATAGCACAAAATCACCATCTTTATCTCTCTCACTACTCACTCTCACATTATTCACTTCTGAAAAAATATCAATATAATACTTTTTAATTTCACTAAAGATATCTGGAAAAGATTTCTGCAAATAAAAAACTTTTACGACTGGGTGAAAATTAGCAAAATATTCTTTAAGATTCTGAATTTCATCATTTTCAATTGGTATTTGAGAAGGATCAGAAGGATATGCAATACTAAAGTTTTGACGAGTTTCAAAGTTAAATATTAATCGCTTAAATGCTTTACGAACTGGAATAATCAAATCTTCTTCTGAAAGAAGAGTAATTGCACTTTCAGTTCTTTTCAATTTAGGCAATTTTTCATTATTAAATTTTGAATCTAAGTGAGTGCGGAGAAGTATCTCTAGTTCAGAATTATCATCATATCTAACTAGTTTTTCATACACAATTTCAGTCTGTTTTGACTCATTTACATTTAGAAGTATTTCTTCATTTTTGGTTGAGGAACTTTTTAACTCCCACCTATAATTTTGTCCTAAATGAGAGAAATTGATACTCCATTCTAAATCATCTAAATTACGATTCCTGCCTATTGCAACATCACAAATCAATTCAAGTGCCTTTAAAATTCTTGTCTTTCCAACTCCAGAACCACCGACAAGTAAATTTAGACTCTCAAAGTTAACTTCCTCAATGTGCCAATTTTGCTTATTGTTACTGAATTTAAAACTCTGTATTTTCATATTTCTTACTTTTCTTAACCAGCAATTATATAGAGAATCTAAAAGAACTTCTGAGATGAATATCTTCAATTCGCTCTATATCGGGTATTTTAGCACTCAAAGTTATGATCAGAGATTTTGTTTTAGATTACTTTTTAATATCATTAATTAAGCGTGTATTCTCATCAATAATCTTTATGCGAAAAATAAATACTGTTATTTGCTCGATATTACCTCTTGACGAGTATAAGCAGAGCGATCGCAGTTTGGAACAAATCCGTTTTGATCAAGCTGTCGGTTTTTAACAAATCCAGTTGCAATTTATGACAACAATATGAGAAAATAAAGAGAATATGAAAACAACTTAGAGACAAGATTAGCGCCTGTGAAACTTGATACTCCACCTGTCAGCATTTCCCACGTATCAGAAACTGAAAGCCAATTACATCAATCCATAGTTAAGGATCATCCCCAACCGAAAGAATCTGTATTTATGGTATTTGGGACAACCTTTATCACGATCTTTCTCGCGGAAATTGGTGATAAAACCCAACTTTCTACCCTGTTAATGAGTGCAGAATCTCATGCCCCTTGGGTGGTTTTCCTGGGTTCAGCAGTAGCATTAATTACTACTAGCTTACTGGGAGTATTGTTAGGTGGTTGGATATCTACAAAACTCAGCCCTCAAACCGTCGAGAAATCAGCCGGGGTGATGTTACTACTGATTTCCGTCATGTTGGTATGGGATGTAATTCAGGGTTAATACTTGTAAATATTATGAACTGGGGAAATTATGAACTGGCATCTTTTAGGACTGAGTTTTGTAACGGTGTTTTTATCAGAATTGGGTGATAAAAGTCAGTTAGCAGCGATCGCACTTTCTGGACAGGGACAATCTCGAAAAGCTATATTTTTTGGTACAGCAGGTGCTTTAGTATTAACAAGTCTCCTGGGCGCATTAGCTGGTGGTGCGGTGTCCCAATTTTTACCTACACGGATTTTAAAAGCGATCGCTGCTGTGGGATTTGCCATTCTTGCTATCCGTCTCTTATTACCCAACAGTGAAGAGGAATAAGAGACAGTTAGCAAATAAATGATCGGAAATTAAGCAGATCCGCTACTGTAACATAAAGTTACTACCGTAAGCGGTTGATTGATGAAATGAAGCGATAGATACAAGACGATCCTCCGATGCGTCCCACAAAATAAATTGGAAGCAATCAGGAATATCCGCTATTTTTAGCTTTTTTACATGGGTCAGTAAATGAATATTTTGATTATGGCAAGCTTCCAGATTGTAATTAGGTATTCTTTCAGAAAGATGGTGGATATTGTGATAGCCTATGTCTGCCCCAAACCATTTAAGAACTCTGGGTAATTCTAAGTAACTACTGCCTTGTAATGCTCCTAGAGTATAATCCCAACCTTCAGTTTTATGGGCGTAAGAGCCATCAAAGTTGTGCTGTACAAAGAAGATACAAATGAAAATTGCTGCTGAAAAGGTGAGAGTGATTGAGTAAACCCCAAAGAAGAATCCAAATCCTAGTAAATAACCCAAATAAATCCAACTACTAACTACGCAAATATTGTTGAAAAGGATATCAAAAAACTCTCCTGTTGTGTACCAATTTCTGGATTTATAAGAGTAAATGATTTCCTTGATATCCATAGTCGGTTCTTTCTGTATGCAAGTCAGCAAATGACCTATAAAACCATACAAACCAGCGATTAGTGCCAGTCTGGGCTTAATTGCTAGATAGAAAAAACCGCCCGGCAAAAGCATTAATGGATGCCTAAGTAATTCATACCGCTTTTGGGCAAAAGGACTAAGTTTACTAAACTGCTCTGTGGAGATTAATGAAGCTGGTCCTCGATATTTTTCCCAATCACCATTTGTTTTATGATGATAAGCATGACCTCTTGACCAAGGATATTGAGGGATGGCATTCATCACTCCCAAAATAAATCCTACCACTCTATTTACCCGTTTTGATCTAAAGAGTGAATAATGTCCACAATCGTGCATTAAAGAAAAACAACGCAGTGAAAATAGTATGATCAAAATCATGATTGGTGGCAGCAACCAAAAGGAAAATTCTGCTGCTTTTGCTGCTAAAATCCATAACAAAATATAGGGAACAACTGTATTAAGGACTTGATAAGTTGCGCGTAAGTCGTTGCTCTTCATGTAGGGAGCTAAGACAAAATCTGATTTTTTAATCATTATGATTAGTTTGACCACTATCTTTACTAACAGTCCGGTGATGTTGGCTGGGAATTACTTTGTCATAAGCTCACCAAAAATTGAGGTTTTTGGCGATTCATTAACCCAGATTCTGCACGCTATTTTATACTATATCTAGTATGACAAATATTGGGTTAATGTTTAGCTAGATAGCAATCTTCAAAATCCCGGACAATGCCAGTGTTTATGCTTGATAGTGTGATATTTTTTACTTTTTAAACATTAAGCTTCGCGCCAGTACAAATTTAACAGAATACCACCTGCTACTAGCTTCAATGCTTCTAATAGAAAATAACCGCTGTGTAATAAGTTCATTGTTGGTGGAACTAGATTACTAGTAAGTAAGCTGAAATTAGCACCTAGAGCGCACATTTGGGGAGTTAAGAAATAAGTATCTAGTAATGCTACTGTTAACAGAATTCCAGATAAAGCAATACTACCTAAAGGCCAATTAGATTTAGTCTTGCTAATAGCCAGTACAGCAGTTAAAACCACAGTAGCAGACAATAATTCTAGGCGATTAAAATTCCAAAAAACCAGATAACCTGCTGTAGAAAAATTAGCCTCATTCATCATGCCAGCAAAGTAAAGACTAGGCATAATTACCCAATCTAAAACCAGACTAGCACTGAGCCAGAAGCCCAGAGTTAACATAATCGCTGTTTGCCAAGTTGACCGTTTAAATTCCAGACTAGAAAGAGTGTTCATAAAAATAATTGCTTTGTTGTCTTCTTAGAGTCTAACTAAAACAGTGATTTTGGCAACAAATATCAATTAATTGTTACAAACAAGAAACTCTAACCCAGATTTCCTCCCAAAGGAAAAAATCATTCCCAGACCAAGGGTAGTTTAATAAAAATAAATAAACCTGAAGCGATCGCTCCCAATCCCCCACATCACGTTATGATCAGAAGGAATCACAATAATCTGTGCCAATAAATTCTCAGCATCTACCGTCAGTAACCCAGCCCTAAAGGGACTGGGCTTGCAAGAGTAATCAAGCAAGCCGTGCTGACCAGACCACCCTGAGTGACCTGCCCTGAGCGGTGTCGAAGGGAGTCGAAGGGTAGCCGTTATTTGAGCCACGACACCCCGGAATGCGTAGCCCCTTCGGGGTTCAGCAGTCGCTCATGGGGGAAACCCCCAAGACCGCGCTGCTTCACTAGTTCCCTCCTCTGTCATTTGCAATTAAACAGTTTTAAGGTCACTGAAACAGTGTTGCAAGTCTAAAAAGCTTTTATAACTGGTCGTTCGCGCAGCGTGCCGGAGGCATCTAGCTAACATTACCCCAGAAATGGGAGGCTCTTTGGAGCAAAACATTATGCGTACAGAGTTGGAAAATTTGAATCGGTAATTGTCCCGTTGAAAGTACATCACAAAAGTACCCCGAATTTTTCAACTCCAAGGCGGTAATGAAAAAATATTCAAAGCGGTTAAAACCGCCCGTGTCGCTTCCCTCTCAGGTCTAAAAACTCGCTCGTTTCCCACTTACCGCAAGGTCTTATGACGACTTCCACACCAGAACCCAATCAACCCAACAAATCACTTACTGATACAAATCTGGTAGAAGACCGCAGCAAGCTGAGTAAGATGTATCAGCATTATGTAGAAGTCAAGGATAAATATCCTCATGCGTTGCTGCTGTACAGAGTAGGCGATTTTTTTGAAACTTTTTTCCAAGACGCTGTAACCGTTTCTAGAGAATTAGAATTAGTCTTAACCAGTAAACACGGTGGGGAAGTCGGTCGCGTTGCCATGACAGGTGTACCTCATCACGCTTGGGAACGCTACACAACCCAACTGGTAGAAAAAGGTTATGCTGTGGTAATTTGCGACCAAGTAGAAGATTCGGCGGATGCCATTGGTTTGGTAAAGCGAGAAGTAACACGCATTCTTACACCAGGGACTTTGCTAGAAGAGGGAATGCTCAAAGCCAGTCGGAATAATTACATAGCGGCTGTGGTAATTGCTGTCAATCATTGGGGGTTAGCCTACGCAGATATCTCAACAGGGGAATTTCTCACATCTCAAGGTAGTGATTTAGAACACTTAACTCAAGAGTTAATGCGTTTACAACCTTCCGAAGTCCTGTTTCCCACTAACGCCCCCGATTTAGGTAGTTTACTGCGTCCAGGGGAAACTTCACCCTCTTTGCCCCAATGTCTACCACCTACATTTTGTTATAGTTTGCGATCGCAAGTCCCCTTTTCCCAAGCTGAGGCTAGAAGTAAATTATTGCAGAAATTCAAAGTGCGATCGCTCGAAGGTTTGGGTTGCGAACATCTCCCCCTGGCAGTTCGCGCCGCTGGTGGTCTTTTAGAATACATCGAAGACACACAAAAAGCCAATCCCGTCTCCCTGCAATTATTACGCACATATACATTAAATGATTATTTAATAGTAGATCATCAAACCCGCCGTAACCTAGAAATTACCCAAACCGTCCGCGACGGCACATTTCACGGTTCTCTATTATGGGCTTTAGATCGAACTAGCACCGCCATGGGCAGCCGGGCTTTAAGAAGATGGTTGTTACAACCGCTACTGGAGATTAAAGGGATTAAATCCCGCCAAGATACCATTCAAGAATTAGTAGAAAATACACCTTTACGCCAAGATCTACGCCATTTACTCAAGCAAATTTATGATTTAGAACGTTTAACAGTCAGAGCCGCTTCTGGTAGAGCAAATGCACGGGATTTAGTCGCCTTAGCTGATTCTTTCTCCCGTTTACCAGAATTATCTCGCTTGGTAGAAGATGCGAGATCACCTTTCTTAAAAGCTTTGCAAAAAGTCCCGCCCAGCCTCGAAGAACTAGCAGAAAAATTACACGCTCACATCGTAGAATCACCACCGACTCATCTAAAAGAAGGCGGTTTAATTCGGGCGGGAATCAATCCGCTTTTAGATGAAAGAAAGGCTACAGTCGAAAGTGATCAACAATGGATTGCCAACTTAGAAGTTGACGAAAGAACAAGAACGGGAATCCCCACTTTGAAGGTAGGATTTAATAAAACTTTTGGTTATTATATCAGTATTTCCCGCAGTAAATCTGACCAAGTTCCCGATAATTACATTCGTAAGCAAACTCTGACAAATGAGGAACGTTACATTACTCCTGATTTGAAGGAACGAGAAGCCCGAATTCTCACAGCGCGAGATGATTTAAATCAGTTGGAATATCAGATTTTTGACGCATTACGGGATGAAGTGGGTTCTCATGCCGAAATCATCCGTAGTATTGCCCGTGCCGTAGCTGCGTCAGATGTATTATGTGGTTTGGCGGAATTAGCCGTACATCAAGGTTATTGTCGTCCAGAAATGCTTACAGGACGCGAGATTAACGTGATTGATGGTCGTCACCCGGTGGTGGAACAGTCTTTACCTGCTGGATTTTTTGTCCCTAATTCGACTTGCTTAGGGGGGAAGGAAATGAACCACGAAGGAGCGAAGGAAGCGAAGGAAGAGGAAAAGAAGAATTTATCTTCCCCTGATTTAGTGATTTTAACCGGTCCAAATGCGAGTGGTAAGAGTTGTTATTTGCGTCAAGTTGGTTTAATTCAGTTAATGGCGCAGGTGGGTAGTTTTGTGCCGGCGCGGTCTGCTAAATTGGGAGTGTGCGATCGCATTTTTACCCGTGTTGGGGCTGTAGATGATTTAGCCACAGGTCAATCTACGTTTATGGTGGAAATGAATGAAACCGCCAATATTCTCAATCACGCAACTGCGAAATCTTTAGTTTTATTAGATGAAATTGGTCGCGGGACAGCAACTTTTGATGGTCTTTCAATTGCTTGGGCTGTAGCAGAATATTTAGCAGTTGAGATTAAATCTCGCACGATTTTTGCTACTCATTATCATGAGTTAAATGAATTGGCTACTATTATTTCTAATGTAGCAAATTATCAAGTTACAGTTAAAGAATTACCAGACCAAATCATCTTTTTACATCAAGTTCAACCCGGTGGTGCTGATAAATCCTATGGAATAGAAGCAGGAAGGTTAGCAGGTTTACCCACAGTGGTAATTCAAAGAGCAAAACAGGTAATGGGACAAATCGAAAAACACAGTAAAATAGCCATGGGATTGCGTGAGAATTTATAAATCTGCATCAAAAATCGAAAATTAGAGCTTTGTCAAGATTCCCCCCTTAAAAAAGGGGGTTTAAAGATATCTTTAGTTCACTTCTGGTTCTGCTTGTGAGATTGTTTTTGCTTTAACTTGCAGTCGGTTAAATATTTTACGGATAGCAAAGGGAACAACCAAGAAGCCTAAAGTAAAAGGTGAAGATTCAAAAGGTACAGCAGTAACAGTCCCGCCGAAATCAGTAATACTATTGTCACTGTTACTAAAAGTGATTCCACCAGGTGAGCTACTGAAATAATATCCAGTAGTAGTATCACCAATAGAAAATCCATCACTTGCATTAGGATCTCCAGACTGGAATACCGAGTTACTGGCAATATTGTAGTTAAAGTTAAAGGCTGGAGTAGTTGTTTGAAGATAATCCAAGTTGTAGGATGCCAGGGTGGCGCTGGAACTATCCTTAAAAGTGATATTCAAAGTTGTGAATTCACCAGGGCGAGCAAAGCCATCATTATTGGCATCATTGAAAGTAAAATCACCCGTAGCTGAGTAACTACTATCTTCACCAAGCCAATTAAAGGTTATCGCCTGGGCTGACAATGTTCCTTGCAGACAACCTAGAAAGGTGATTGTGCTGATGGCAAACTTAACAAATTGACGCATAGTATGGATTCCTTCAGAGTAATTACAGAGTATTGGCGGTAAATTTCCCAAAAAATGGTGAAAAAGCTATGTAGGTAAAGGGTTTAGCGTACTGTTGATTGGTGTTAAACCTGCCGAATGGTTAGGTTACAGACGGCTTATTTGTGGGCTTCCACACCTGCCTGGAACTTAAGTTCCAGGCTAATAGCCAAAGTTTACTAAAGTAAACTGGGAATTTTTAGTCATCTTTAGATGACTTTGACGATGAGACTGGGAATTAATTCCCAGTCTGGCTATAGGTTTTACCAGCTACTAAACCCTAACGGTGATTGGTCAGTAGTCAGCTTTTATCTAGAAGACAGTGGTGAAATCCGAACTGTTAAGAACACTGATATTGACGTTATTCAAAGTTGCTAGAAGTGAGCCATCACTGGTGAGTTTAATTTGAGCATTAGCAGCACTTTGAACAAAAGACACAGCACCAAAGCTGAAGCCCAACTTGTCAATCCCATCCTCGTAGTCGCGGATGGTATCAGCCCCGTTACCTGGTTCAAGGACAAAGATATCAGCACCTGCGTTACCCCAAAGGTTGTCATTACCAGCACCACCATAGAGCGTGTCATTTCCATTACCGCCATAAAGTAAGTCGTTGCCAGCACCACCATAAAGGAAGTCATTATTGTCTTCTCCATAGAGTCGGTCACTGCCTAAGCCACCGGAGAGCGTGTCATTACCAGCACCACCATAAAGGAAGTCATTACCAGTACCACCCCAAATGTTGTCATTACCAGCGTTGGCGTAAACTGTGACGACTCCTGTTCTCGCACTGGCATTAATAGTATCGTCACCAGAGCCTGTTGTATAGGTAGCTACTTCTGAACCTGCGGAGGCTGTAATTGTTTGCCCAGCATTACTGCTGCTCAAATCTTGGCTAACGGTGGCAGCAGCAACGTTAATTGAGAAATTGGTGGACACATTTCCCACACCGTCAGATGCTTGGACAGCGATCGCAAAAGTACCAGTACTGCTAGGAGTTCCGGTCAGGGTGCGAGTATTGGCATTAAAGGACAGCCACGCGGGAAGTCCAGATGTGCTGAAAGTGAGTGGTTTCCCTTCAGGATCACTAAAGATATTGGTTGGTAAGGTGTAGGTGAAGGCTTGACCGTTTTCCCCACGTTGGGAGGGAATTAAATTGCTGACGATGGGTGCTTCATTGACATCATTAATATTGATAGTCAAAGCCTTGTCGAAGGTCAGACCAATATTGTCGGTGGTTCTCACCCGGATGCTGTAACTGGATTTGGTCTCAAAATCTGGGGAGGCGTTAATTTGCAGTTGATTCCCACTAATGGTGAAGGAACTGTCATCGGTTGCACCTGTACCACTAACTAAGCTGTAGGTAAAGGTGTTACCTGTATCTGGGTCTGTGCTGGAGAACGTGCCAATCACTGAGTTGGCTGCAATATTCTCGTTGACGTTGGTAGCACTTAATGCCAGATTTGTGGGAGCTTCGTTGAGGTCATTAACGTTGATAGTCAAAGCCTTATCGAAGGTCAAACCACCATTGTCGCTAGTTCTCACCCGGATGCTGTAACTAGACTTAGCTTCAAAATTTGGGGAAGCATTAATCAGTAATTGATTCCCGTTAATAGTGAAAGCTGCATTGTCATTTGTGCCAGGAACAAAGCTATAGGTAAAAGTATCGCCGATAGTCGGGTCAGTCGTGCTAAAAGTCCCGACTACGCTATTGGCAGTGACATTTTCATTCGTGCTGGTCGCACTTAAAGTCACGTTGCTAGGAGGGTCATAACTTTGAATCGTTAGCACCGCATTGGGCTGCTTAGTTCCCACTAAACTGCCAGTGCTGGGATTTGCTAGGCTCAGGTTGACAGTTTCGTTGGGTTCTACATTCGTATCCCCAGCAACGGGAATCTGCACATCCTTGTAAGTTTCACCAGGAGCGAAGGTAACAGTAATTGGTGTATTGATGTAGTCCGCTTGATAAGCTTTGTAGGTGTCAGG is a window encoding:
- a CDS encoding TMEM165/GDT1 family protein, with the protein product MKLDTPPVSISHVSETESQLHQSIVKDHPQPKESVFMVFGTTFITIFLAEIGDKTQLSTLLMSAESHAPWVVFLGSAVALITTSLLGVLLGGWISTKLSPQTVEKSAGVMLLLISVMLVWDVIQG
- the psb30 gene encoding photosystem II reaction center protein Ycf12/Psb30 — its product is MDILANINWEVVLQLTCVGLIVISGPIVIFVLAFRNGNL
- a CDS encoding AAA family ATPase; its protein translation is MKIQSFKFSNNKQNWHIEEVNFESLNLLVGGSGVGKTRILKALELICDVAIGRNRNLDDLEWSINFSHLGQNYRWELKSSSTKNEEILLNVNESKQTEIVYEKLVRYDDNSELEILLRTHLDSKFNNEKLPKLKRTESAITLLSEEDLIIPVRKAFKRLIFNFETRQNFSIAYPSDPSQIPIENDEIQNLKEYFANFHPVVKVFYLQKSFPDIFSEIKKYYIDIFSEVNNVRVSSERDKDGDFVLFFEIQENGIEDWIPQEQISSGMFRTLIFLIEVINAPEESVMLIDEFENSLGINCMAELTDFILDKSPNVQFILTSHHPYIINNIPWKTWQIVSKYGNEVRVRKASDIPALDTASSLDKFTQLINLLDWEEFSE
- a CDS encoding fatty acid desaturase, coding for MIKKSDFVLAPYMKSNDLRATYQVLNTVVPYILLWILAAKAAEFSFWLLPPIMILIILFSLRCFSLMHDCGHYSLFRSKRVNRVVGFILGVMNAIPQYPWSRGHAYHHKTNGDWEKYRGPASLISTEQFSKLSPFAQKRYELLRHPLMLLPGGFFYLAIKPRLALIAGLYGFIGHLLTCIQKEPTMDIKEIIYSYKSRNWYTTGEFFDILFNNICVVSSWIYLGYLLGFGFFFGVYSITLTFSAAIFICIFFVQHNFDGSYAHKTEGWDYTLGALQGSSYLELPRVLKWFGADIGYHNIHHLSERIPNYNLEACHNQNIHLLTHVKKLKIADIPDCFQFILWDASEDRLVSIASFHQSTAYGSNFMLQ
- the mutS gene encoding DNA mismatch repair protein MutS, which produces MTTSTPEPNQPNKSLTDTNLVEDRSKLSKMYQHYVEVKDKYPHALLLYRVGDFFETFFQDAVTVSRELELVLTSKHGGEVGRVAMTGVPHHAWERYTTQLVEKGYAVVICDQVEDSADAIGLVKREVTRILTPGTLLEEGMLKASRNNYIAAVVIAVNHWGLAYADISTGEFLTSQGSDLEHLTQELMRLQPSEVLFPTNAPDLGSLLRPGETSPSLPQCLPPTFCYSLRSQVPFSQAEARSKLLQKFKVRSLEGLGCEHLPLAVRAAGGLLEYIEDTQKANPVSLQLLRTYTLNDYLIVDHQTRRNLEITQTVRDGTFHGSLLWALDRTSTAMGSRALRRWLLQPLLEIKGIKSRQDTIQELVENTPLRQDLRHLLKQIYDLERLTVRAASGRANARDLVALADSFSRLPELSRLVEDARSPFLKALQKVPPSLEELAEKLHAHIVESPPTHLKEGGLIRAGINPLLDERKATVESDQQWIANLEVDERTRTGIPTLKVGFNKTFGYYISISRSKSDQVPDNYIRKQTLTNEERYITPDLKEREARILTARDDLNQLEYQIFDALRDEVGSHAEIIRSIARAVAASDVLCGLAELAVHQGYCRPEMLTGREINVIDGRHPVVEQSLPAGFFVPNSTCLGGKEMNHEGAKEAKEEEKKNLSSPDLVILTGPNASGKSCYLRQVGLIQLMAQVGSFVPARSAKLGVCDRIFTRVGAVDDLATGQSTFMVEMNETANILNHATAKSLVLLDEIGRGTATFDGLSIAWAVAEYLAVEIKSRTIFATHYHELNELATIISNVANYQVTVKELPDQIIFLHQVQPGGADKSYGIEAGRLAGLPTVVIQRAKQVMGQIEKHSKIAMGLRENL
- a CDS encoding YkgJ family cysteine cluster protein translates to MATWQCIAQCGACCNLTPADRPDIEEYLSPPDLELYLSMVGEGGWCVNYDHGTRECKIYSTRPWFCRVEAETFEEMYGIEAEDVNDFAIDCCHQQIEGVYGDRSLEQIRFDQAVGF
- a CDS encoding putative Ig domain-containing protein; this encodes MPVNPVTTVDFSTGSYSVTEGNTAGFSNSATVRITRQGDLSNISTVQLLLSDGTAKGSAAAPTVDTSKGLSSSATPYMIPTTPGSGVSVKSILTVGDSVNNKPDGTPYKMVGVPDGLGAFDNGDGTFTLLMNQEIGSTSGITRAHGGKGAFVSSWVINKSNLSVVSGSDLIQNVYNWNAVTQSSNTTPNNAANLNGIAFTALCSADLAAPTAYYNAATGLGSQARIFLNGEEAGSTGYALATVATGANKGNTYILGKFNLSTNGSGLTGVGGWENALANPFAQDKTIVIGNNDGGTGLMRQSVAVYVGTKQNTGTEIDKAGLTNGTLKFVNVAGMMTEGSTSRGATVAPATPANGTAFTLSSTTATSFLRPEDGAWNPLNPSQYFFVTADRIDEVSDGTGTQVGRTRLWRLNFTDITNPDAGGTIDLLIDGDIVNGVKVNMFDNMTVDKYGHILLQEDVGGAAHNGKIWQYDIATDTLKLLAKHDPDRFGDIGVAATAPFNNNEESSGIIDAQDILGPGWFLLDTQAHYGISGELAAGGQLQALFNPDTYKAYQADYINTPITVTFAPGETYKDVQIPVAGDTNVEPNETVNLSLANPSTGSLVGTKQPNAVLTIQSYDPPSNVTLSATSTNENVTANSVVGTFSTTDPTIGDTFTYSFVPGTNDNAAFTINGNQLLINASPNFEAKSSYSIRVRTSDNGGLTFDKALTINVNDLNEAPTNLALSATNVNENIAANSVIGTFSSTDPDTGNTFTYSLVSGTGATDDSSFTISGNQLQINASPDFETKSSYSIRVRTTDNIGLTFDKALTININDVNEAPIVSNLIPSQRGENGQAFTYTLPTNIFSDPEGKPLTFSTSGLPAWLSFNANTRTLTGTPSSTGTFAIAVQASDGVGNVSTNFSINVAAATVSQDLSSSNAGQTITASAGSEVATYTTGSGDDTINASARTGVVTVYANAGNDNIWGGTGNDFLYGGAGNDTLSGGLGSDRLYGEDNNDFLYGGAGNDLLYGGNGNDTLYGGAGNDNLWGNAGADIFVLEPGNGADTIRDYEDGIDKLGFSFGAVSFVQSAANAQIKLTSDGSLLATLNNVNISVLNSSDFTTVF
- a CDS encoding TMEM165/GDT1 family protein, whose translation is MNWHLLGLSFVTVFLSELGDKSQLAAIALSGQGQSRKAIFFGTAGALVLTSLLGALAGGAVSQFLPTRILKAIAAVGFAILAIRLLLPNSEEE